The Gemmata palustris genome includes a region encoding these proteins:
- a CDS encoding N-acetylglucosamine kinase, translated as MADSAQLVIGIDGGATNTVAVLADARTGAALARGEGGPSNIQATGVESALRELNAAVVAAFKAAGLHRGPVAAAALGLAGVDRSEGLDVIRGWADLVQLSDKLTIANDATLLFAAGTPEGWGLAVIAGTGSIAFTLDAHGKDARAGGWGYLMGDEGSAFRIGLLGLRAACRAADNIGERTALLPTYLKALGSNDPREFIPAVYRGKWDKAAIAALAPLVLTAAASGDAIATAIFEQEARELALTAAGAVAAGGLSRDGIPVALAGGLLLESEMFRNCFLCELGACGISPSSVGLVDDPVVGAVVLARRLLSR; from the coding sequence ATGGCTGATTCGGCACAGTTGGTTATTGGGATCGATGGCGGGGCAACGAACACGGTGGCCGTGCTCGCGGACGCGCGCACCGGCGCGGCGCTGGCGCGCGGGGAGGGCGGGCCGTCGAACATTCAGGCGACCGGCGTCGAATCCGCGCTCCGGGAACTGAACGCGGCCGTCGTAGCCGCGTTCAAGGCGGCCGGGCTGCACCGCGGGCCGGTCGCGGCCGCCGCGCTCGGTCTGGCGGGCGTGGACCGGAGCGAGGGCCTTGACGTCATTCGCGGGTGGGCCGATCTCGTTCAGCTTTCGGACAAGCTCACGATCGCGAACGACGCGACGCTCCTCTTCGCGGCCGGCACGCCCGAGGGCTGGGGGCTGGCGGTCATCGCAGGAACCGGGTCGATTGCATTCACGCTTGATGCCCACGGGAAGGACGCTCGCGCCGGTGGGTGGGGGTACCTGATGGGTGACGAAGGCAGTGCGTTCCGAATCGGGCTGCTCGGGTTGCGAGCCGCGTGTCGCGCTGCGGACAACATCGGGGAACGCACCGCCCTCCTGCCCACCTACCTGAAGGCACTCGGCTCGAACGATCCGCGCGAGTTTATTCCGGCGGTGTACCGGGGAAAGTGGGACAAGGCCGCGATTGCCGCGCTCGCGCCGCTGGTGCTGACCGCGGCGGCTTCGGGCGACGCCATCGCGACCGCAATCTTCGAGCAGGAAGCACGCGAACTGGCCCTGACAGCGGCCGGGGCGGTCGCCGCGGGCGGGTTGTCGCGTGACGGCATCCCGGTGGCACTGGCCGGCGGGCTGCTGCTCGAAAGTGAAATGTTCCGCAACTGCTTCCTGTGCGAACTCGGGGCCTGCGGCATCTCCCCCAGTTCTGTTGGGCTGGTGGACGACCCCGTTGTCGGTGCGGTGGTTCTCGCGCGGCGGTTACTGTCGCGGTAA
- a CDS encoding S9 family peptidase, which yields MFRLLLCGVCALSISVDAFGQEGYQKPPQAVTDILDAPAPPALSISPTGENLLLVQSARYPSIEEVAAPMLRLAGLRINPKTNGPARPTRVTGLSLIPITGGEPKPIVLPEKAKIGLPMWSPDGKRFALQSTTDAGIELWVCALDELKLEKVKGVRLNAAIGESAQWMPDGRSLLVQLVPEGRGAAPTPPIAPVGPVIQESGGRAAPVRTFQDMLKDPHDAALFEYYCTSQLAVISGEAEKPAIQNIGKPAIHIGSDPSPDGQFLLVYSVQKPFSYLHPYSAFPRAVEVYKASGTKDGTVAELPLQDKVPIEGVPTGPRSIRWVPTLPHSLIWAEAQDDGDPKKKVPHRDALFTATAGGEIRGTELLKVEQRFAGIDFFPNGNRMLVRDYDRDRKWGRTFLASSTAILASEPKLLFERSVQDHYGDPGTPVMRQLPSGHTVVRTAGDPAGDTFFLRGDGSTSKGDRPFLDKYDLKTMKAERLYHCPEGVYEEVVRVLNVSGTKVLVRRESVSEPPNYFYRDGTHEKALTKNTDPAPELRKAKKQLVTTKRADGTTISFTLHLPPDYKEGTKIPAAFYAYPVEFASADTASQVTGSPHRFTSVTGYSHLFFLTQGYAVMEVSMPIVGPPETANNNFVEQLNANALAAIDKAAEFGIDKDRVGVMGHSYGAFMTANLLAHSKFFKAGIARSGAYNRTLTPFGFQNERRTFWEAPEIYGQMSPFYHAEKIKEPLLMIHGAADSNPGTFPVQSERMYQAVRGTGGTVRLVLLPHEDHGYSARESIGHVLYEQIAWFDKYVKNAKK from the coding sequence ATGTTTCGTCTGTTGTTGTGCGGGGTGTGCGCGTTGAGCATTTCCGTGGACGCCTTCGGGCAAGAGGGCTATCAGAAGCCGCCGCAAGCGGTCACCGACATTCTGGACGCGCCCGCGCCGCCAGCCCTGTCGATCAGTCCGACGGGCGAGAACCTCTTACTCGTGCAATCCGCGCGCTACCCTTCGATCGAAGAAGTCGCAGCGCCAATGCTCCGGCTCGCGGGGCTGCGTATTAACCCCAAGACGAACGGCCCCGCACGGCCCACGCGCGTGACCGGGCTGTCGCTGATTCCGATCACAGGTGGCGAACCGAAGCCGATCGTCCTGCCCGAGAAGGCCAAGATCGGGCTCCCGATGTGGTCGCCCGACGGCAAGCGGTTCGCGCTCCAGAGCACCACGGACGCTGGCATCGAACTGTGGGTGTGCGCGCTCGACGAACTGAAACTGGAAAAAGTGAAGGGCGTGCGGCTGAACGCGGCCATCGGCGAATCCGCGCAGTGGATGCCGGACGGCCGATCGCTGCTCGTGCAACTCGTTCCCGAAGGGCGCGGGGCCGCGCCCACTCCGCCGATCGCACCGGTCGGACCGGTCATCCAAGAAAGTGGCGGAAGGGCCGCGCCCGTTCGCACGTTCCAGGACATGCTGAAAGACCCGCACGACGCGGCGCTGTTCGAGTATTACTGCACGTCGCAACTCGCGGTCATTAGTGGCGAGGCCGAGAAGCCCGCGATTCAAAACATCGGGAAGCCCGCGATTCACATCGGGTCCGACCCGTCGCCGGACGGCCAGTTCTTGCTGGTCTACAGCGTACAGAAGCCGTTCTCGTACTTGCACCCCTACTCCGCGTTCCCGCGCGCGGTCGAGGTCTACAAGGCGAGCGGCACGAAGGACGGCACCGTTGCGGAACTGCCGTTGCAAGACAAAGTACCCATCGAAGGCGTGCCGACCGGTCCGCGCTCGATTCGGTGGGTGCCGACCCTTCCGCACTCGCTCATTTGGGCTGAAGCACAGGACGACGGCGACCCCAAGAAGAAGGTTCCGCACCGCGACGCGCTCTTCACCGCAACGGCCGGCGGCGAAATTAGGGGCACGGAGTTGCTGAAGGTGGAACAGCGGTTCGCGGGGATAGATTTCTTCCCGAACGGGAATCGGATGCTCGTCCGTGACTACGACCGCGACCGCAAGTGGGGGCGCACGTTCCTCGCGTCGAGCACCGCGATTCTCGCCTCCGAACCGAAACTGCTCTTCGAGCGCTCGGTCCAGGACCACTACGGCGACCCGGGTACACCGGTGATGCGGCAACTCCCGAGCGGGCACACGGTCGTCCGCACCGCGGGCGACCCGGCCGGCGACACGTTCTTCCTGCGCGGCGACGGCTCGACCTCGAAGGGCGATCGCCCGTTCCTCGACAAGTACGACCTCAAAACGATGAAGGCCGAGCGCCTCTACCACTGTCCCGAAGGCGTGTACGAGGAAGTGGTTCGGGTGCTGAACGTGTCGGGGACGAAGGTGCTCGTTCGGCGCGAATCGGTGAGCGAGCCGCCGAACTACTTCTACCGCGATGGCACCCACGAAAAGGCACTGACGAAGAACACCGACCCCGCACCGGAATTGCGCAAAGCGAAGAAGCAACTCGTCACCACCAAGCGCGCGGACGGTACCACGATTTCGTTCACGCTGCACCTGCCCCCGGACTACAAGGAAGGCACCAAGATCCCGGCGGCGTTTTATGCGTATCCGGTCGAGTTCGCGTCCGCGGACACCGCGAGTCAGGTCACCGGGTCGCCGCACCGGTTCACGAGTGTGACCGGCTATTCGCACCTGTTCTTCCTCACACAAGGCTACGCGGTGATGGAAGTATCCATGCCGATCGTCGGCCCGCCCGAGACCGCGAACAACAACTTCGTCGAACAGCTCAACGCGAACGCGCTGGCGGCCATCGATAAGGCCGCGGAGTTCGGGATCGATAAGGACCGCGTCGGGGTGATGGGGCACAGTTACGGCGCGTTCATGACGGCGAACCTGCTGGCGCACTCGAAGTTCTTCAAGGCGGGCATCGCGCGGAGCGGGGCGTACAACCGCACGCTCACCCCGTTCGGCTTCCAGAACGAGCGCCGGACGTTCTGGGAGGCGCCGGAGATTTACGGCCAGATGTCGCCGTTCTACCACGCGGAGAAGATCAAGGAGCCGCTCCTCATGATCCACGGCGCTGCGGACAGCAACCCGGGCACGTTCCCGGTGCAGAGCGAGCGCATGTACCAAGCAGTGCGCGGGACCGGCGGCACCGTGCGACTGGTGCTTCTACCACACGAGGACCACGGGTACTCGGCCCGCGAGTCCATCGGTCACGTGCTCTACGAACAGATCGCGTGGTTCGATAAATACGTCAAGAACGCGAAGAAATAA